GGGTTCGCTCATGCTGGTCCCTCCCACAAGGTAAAGTCTCCCGTACCCTACCCCCCCGGGGAGGGAACCGCAACGTCGGGGCCTACAGCTTCGCCTTCCGGAGCAGGTCCTTCAGCTTCCCCTCGGTCATCCGGGAATACACCTGGCCCCGAAACTCCAGCACCGGAGCCCCCGCGCAGTCCCCCAGGCAGGAGGTCTTGGCCACCTGGACCTTCCCCGAAAGCCCCAGGTCCGCCACGGCCTTCTCCGCCACGGGGAGGAAGGATCGGGAGCAGGGCCCGCAGACCAGGAGCTTCTCCGCCCCGAGTGCCGCCCCTGCCAGGAAGATCCCCAGGGCCAGCGCCGCCAGCACCGCAACCCATCTTGTTTTTCGAGCATCCATGCCCTCCGCCTCCTTTTTTGAAAAGGTTCTTTGTGTTATCCTACGCCCCCCGAACCTCCCCCGCCTCGGTGGTTTTCCCGACCCCCGGGACCGGGAGTTCCCCCTCTGTGGCCCTGCGGGACCGATCCTGGTAGGATGGGACGTCGCCGGGAACCCACCGGCGCTTCCGAAGGAGAGGACATCCATGGCTCAGGCAAAGGCGGGAGACAAGGTGCGGGTGCACTACCGGGGAACCCTGGACGACGGGACCCAGTTCGACTGCTCCGAGGGGCGGGACCCCCTGGAGTTCGTGGTGGCCTCGGGACAGGTGATCCCGGGGTTCGACGAGGCGGTGACGGGGCTGGAGCCGGGACAGAGCCGGAGCGTGCACATCCCCTGCGAGAAGGCCTACGGGGCGGTGCAGGAGGACCTGCTGTTCCGGGTGGAGAAGGGGGCCTTCCCCTTCGAGCCGGAGGTGGGGATGCAGGTGCGCATGGGCCTGCCCACGGGACAGGGCATGGTGGTCACCGTGTCGGGCTTCGAGGAGGACCAGGTGGTACTGGACGGCAACCATCGCCTGGCAGGACAGGACCTGAACTTCCACGTCACCCTGGTGGAGATCCTCCAGGCCTGAGACCCCGATCCCCCGGACCCCTCCGGGGGTCTTTTTTTTTCGCTCCCCCCTCTGCCGTGGTATCCTGTTGGGTCAGTGGGTCCGCATCG
The sequence above is drawn from the Aminomonas paucivorans DSM 12260 genome and encodes:
- a CDS encoding (2Fe-2S) ferredoxin domain-containing protein; this encodes MDARKTRWVAVLAALALGIFLAGAALGAEKLLVCGPCSRSFLPVAEKAVADLGLSGKVQVAKTSCLGDCAGAPVLEFRGQVYSRMTEGKLKDLLRKAKL
- a CDS encoding FKBP-type peptidyl-prolyl cis-trans isomerase; this encodes MAQAKAGDKVRVHYRGTLDDGTQFDCSEGRDPLEFVVASGQVIPGFDEAVTGLEPGQSRSVHIPCEKAYGAVQEDLLFRVEKGAFPFEPEVGMQVRMGLPTGQGMVVTVSGFEEDQVVLDGNHRLAGQDLNFHVTLVEILQA